The genomic interval CAAATGATGTCTGGCCTTGACCGATCGCTGGTTGACCTTGTCCTGAAATGGGACGGAAGAAATTGTTAACAGTAAGTTCATTAATTTTTACATCATTAAAACAAACTTGATTACAATTATGAATTTTACATGTCATAACGTTAGCacataaaatacattatgtaCTACTAATTGtaagtacatttttatttatagatttatACACGAATAATAATTTCTAAAATTGACATCTCACAATATAGTTTTAGTAAGGCGTCCTGAAAGCAGTGTAGAGTTCAAGttttaatatatcaaatataaatgcatgtataattaCATACATTCTTAGTCTACTTCTAATCTACATGCTATCATACATCCTTCATGCATTTGATGAGCGTTTTTGGATGACCGTTCATCCGCTTTTAATCATGATACGTTTCCATTCTACGGCTCAACTATATGATATTGTCGCAGGCATCAAATCATATGCATTCGCTCTGCGCATGCCCAGTGCATAATTGCTATCTGATTGGTTATTTAAGTCCATGCTCCTCAGCGATACGTCTCCATGACAACTTCAAAGCGACTTCATCAACCGGAACTCACGCTCTGCTCTGCGCATAGCAAGTAAAGTGCCGCTTTTCTATAGGTTAGTCAACTTCATGCATGTCTGCTACGCGTCTGCTACTTATCTCTATGACTACCATGCCGACTTACCGACGCTTATTCTCAAAGCATTGCCGCGTCTAGAAACTTGCATCGTCACATTGGTTGACCTTTGACTCCCATTCCTGGGACCTGCGGTCTGGTTTGAAGGATTGAACCCGTTACGCAAGTTACCAATGTTGAAAACCGCGGCCGTCTGGCCTTCGGGCAATATTGGAATTTCTACTATTTCTATAATCGGAGGATCGGCTGGATTTCCTTCAAGGATTTCTAAGTTTGACTGTGAGTTTTGTGACAAAGGTTGTGATTGAAAACCAGTTTGTGAAATGAGCAAAGTTTGTGATTGCATTTCAGTTTGTGCCATTGATCCAACCTGTGGTTGAGACTCACTTTGTGATTGGGACCCAGTCTGTGTTATGGGTCCATTCTGTGGTTGTAACACTGTTTGTGACTGAGACGAAGTTTCTGATTGAAATCCACGTTGTGGAATGGATCCGCTTTGTGATTGAGGCCCAGTTTGTGATTGAGAGGCAGTTTGTGATTGAGACACATTTAGTGATTGAGTAGTGAATTGCGACTTAGAGGCAGATGCATCTGCTAACATAGCAATAATGGATCCTATCAAGTTCTCCCGGGAGCTTGCGTTAATGGCGGCCGATGAGCTGTTCACTTGCAATGGGAAAACTGGAATGGCCACACCATCGGACGTCATCCCAGGTGCAGCAAATATTGCGACGTCATTACCGCCAGATCTTGAACTAGATGACGTCGATGAAGCGAGCTGTGATTCAAGTGACGTTCTTCCTAAATTGTTGGAGGTCGACGTGATAATTTTGGGCGCTGCTGGACTTTCCAACGATGACAATGATAATGACGTAATATTATTTCCTGACGTAATTTCAATTCCTGACGCTATGCCCATTCCTGACGTCATGTCATTTGCTGACGTCATGCCCAATTTAGTCGTCAATAAAGTTCCGGACGTCGCATCAGATTCCGGTATAATATCAATAACGGCGTTCATTCTGTTCAAACCAGAATCCGATTGCGGAAGCATGATAATTTCGGTAACTTCTGGCAAAACTCCGCTGTTCCCATCAGCATTTACAGATGTTATATTCGTAGTGGGGACGTTTGGCTGAAAACTAAACGCCGGCATGTCTGGAAGCGAAATGATACCCGTAATGGGAAACTCTGGTAAATTATTTGAAGGGACTGAACCTGTGAACATATTCGGCTGTCCGAACATGTCTTGTCCGCTGGTCATTCCACCGAAAACGTCATTTCCGCCCAAATCCATCTGCGTTCCGGCGAACGACATTCCGCCGGAAAAGTCGGGTTGTGTACCGGCTATGGCGCCACCTAGAAATGACACCAAACATCCACTGAATATCCGTCTACTAGCCCAGTACTCCATGCGAGCTACATTTCGACAGAGTGGTGTGTAACCTTTACTTATTGCATCGAACACGCTTACAGTATGTTTAGTTTAcatctatttatttttatagCGATTGTATCCAAAGCCGAAAGCTAATTGAAACGCTATCGAACCTGTGACCATATCTATCAAgtcatttttaaaatgttataaattatcaATAGCTTTAGGTGTGAATACATagatatatttttgaaatgtgCTCGTTATGCCAGTTAACACTCAAAATAAAAAAGGATAGACGTGCGAGCGACATCTATGTAGGTTTATACACCATTCTGCATGAAAACGTTTTGCAATCACGAATGTTAGGCACAAAAGCGTTAGTAGAAAGCCAGAAGCAAGCGCGTCCATGGCGAAGCAGCAGAACGAAAAACTAcatgaacctcgctctgggaaaacggggcttaatgcatgataaTAAAGCGTCGTCCCGGATTAGgttgtgcagtacgcacaggcaaatcaggcacgacacttacCAATGTAATGGTTTTGAAgtttaatggaagtctctttttcgcgaaaatccagtttaggcggaaagtgtcgtcactgattagcctgtgcggacttcacagactaatatgggactACACCTTTCGCAcgtgcatgaagcccagttttctaagagcAAAGCTCAGTTACATAAATACATCATATATATAAGTGTATTCAACGCGAGTAGTAGGAAAAGATATGCAAAACAGAAACATTATTgtataagtaaatatttattttatcactTTAAATTGTTCTTTTATGGGCCACATTTTAAGGTAATTGCAAAATGATAGTACTCTAACTTTTAGAATCCAAGTTGGGTCACGAAAACGATTTTACAATTACTTTTTTGTCCAGCAAGGATGATTTTAATTCAAAGCTGTGAGAATTCGTAAGAATTAATACGATCTATTGAACATGGCCATCATAAATATTCCGTTAAAATCCTTAACCGATTTAAAATGAGTTCATTATTTCTCACAATCCAATTTAATTAGTACATTAAGTTAAAATGTGTGTACATAATTAAGAGTAAAATGCTCATTTGCAGTTTGTAGCATAAACTAAGCCGTTTGTATGCTTTATCAACTTGAAAAATTGAGATAGTTACTGCAAACGGATTATTATAGTAACATTTAAGTGctattatgtaaacaataaagtaaacaatacaataaaacaataaagaatTTGTAAGTTCTAATTAGTTTATATTGTCAAAGAATTATTTACAGCAAACTGTCAACGAAAGTTGTATTTTGATACAAAACATCAGAAAAGGCTTAGCTTGAACTCGTGAAATTCGGTTTGTGACGTTACATTGATCCACTGGTaccatgttatatatttataggttattagatGTTTCACTGTAAAATACgggatatatttggacgagcacacagtttgaagcctaacggctcgtccaatatgacttcaaactgagtgcgagtccaaatatatcacgtattgcacagtttaaacgtctaataagctttttaatCTATATCCCTTTCTTAAGCTCTTTTTTTgattttaaaagggccttttcacagatttttgcaagatttgaagtttgtcaataaatgttttatattgacaatcgtaaacattggaaataaaaagctccagtgaaaaatcgagaatacaattaaaaaacgaaacaaaaaagtaaaactcaactgggttcgaaccactgacccctggggtcctggagtaaaagtatgaattatttagaccactcggccatccgcgctcacgcAATGTagaaagtattttatactttatataagcaatcctcgtactttcacaaaatataacgacaacaacagaactctccaaattattcaatcgtttcgcgttgcaacgctttataactttcaggtttttaaatcgtcaaaagatgcatattttggctattttagagcatggtaaatgttcagtattactgtttcctcacaaatattataactaaaacgaaaatttgcgaatctgaaacaactttttaaaattttgtcaatttaccaaaacgtgaaaaggcccctttaatgctgcAATATGCATGCATAATCGTTATTTTCAGCACGATAACCTGTGAAACTTATTGAATATATTCATGAGAAATGTGTGGATTAGCAATTGCATTTTACTAAGAAtcgattattgtacattcggtaacggcttttatcgttataaaacaattgtacTATTGTActccagaggcgtatccagaattttttccgagggggggggggctcaactggggaggGGGATttcatgctatctaatcagcattttgcatgataaaagtgcatgtaaaacaagaacttgagtttagacatcaagtgtgacagacacacagacagacagacagacagacagacagacagacagacagacagaaagacagacagacagacagacagacagacagacagacagacagacagacagacagacagacagacagacagacagacagacagacagacagacagacagacagacagacagacagacagacagacagacagacagacagacagacagacagacagacagacagacagacagacagacagacagacagacagacagacagacagacagacagacagacagacaggggtaaatcaaatgtctctcaaaccagtattttattttaataacattactacgcttaaaataattatagacacgactaaaataagaaaaaaaacagtttaattggattaaaaatcttacttcaacagaaatagtccaaatttatgccttttccatgcattttttcggtactcttcattaaacttgcgcataaattgcagaccactgcgctagtgtaaacacataatttcaagtatttgatttattttaaagaaaattcgtttacttttcacgattcccagaaattgttgcatggaacaatctgtgcgcgcacatcgcgaaaatatgagacatgccgatattcacatgttcagtcggtataccctgtcccgatttgatgataattttatcaaatcttttaatagtaatatatatatatgccgaaattgtatttgaacaaattgcgaacgttgtttttttcagttcttgagcactttttcatgtcaatgttgctaAAAAGAAGATCGACcattaaaacagaaacttgttaaatggtaaataaaagttataaaaaaagtaaaattaatctttcggtttctctaaatttgttcagtgaatcgaattttcggaccgacagacacacaggggtaaatcaaatgtatttcaaaccagtattttgtgtatttacattactacgcttgaaaataattatagacacgactaatataagaaaaaaacagtttaattgcattaaaaatcttacttcaactgaaatagtccaaatttatgccttttccgtgcattttttcggtactcttcataaaacttgcgcataaattgcagaccactgcgctagtgtaaacacataatCTCAAGTATTTGGTGTAtacgacagttataactatgtagtgaattcgtatttgtaaactttgataaagcccgtttgggcgaaatattagaattaaagagtgtttttactatgaaatatgtatatctttatccctactggatataaaactcaagtatttgatttattttatagaaaatacgtttactttttcacgattcccagaaattgttgcatgtaacaatctgtgcgcgcacattgcgaaaatatgagacatgccgATATCCACATGTTCATTGGATATACCCTGtcccgatttgatgataattttatcaaatcttttaatagtaatatatatgccgaaattgtattggaacaaattgcgaacgttgtAGTTTTTTTCcagttcttgagcactttttcatgtaaatgttgctcaaaagaagatcgaccgttaaaacagaaacttgttaaatggtaaataaaagttataaaaaaagtaaaattaatctttcgaTTTCTCTTTAtgtgttcagtgaatcgaattttcgaagttttgttgacctcatgtctattgcaatcgagtactctcgcttttcggatgttacctctcgactcaaggtaaacaacgcgcgcagtgtatgtcatttgcggatgtgtatggaactatcggctttgtgtggttaaacacgctctaaataaacgattttgacaTGGATTGAacaggaatgaaataaatctttttaggtaCATCGGTAATTGCGTCAATGTTTGAattcattcagaaattattttagttgtttccttaaccgctcgactgaaggtaattggaggatattggttttcacaagtcccatgcggcagccatttgtaaacatttacctatagctaaatgtatcgatgaatttcattagttgaatgtatctccttcagccaatcaaatagcgcagtttatcacttacagtcaatgaagcgtgcagtttagctggcgaaggttagatcgtctgtacacatgcctggggctaatcacacaaattgacagctgttaatggccttattaggggcatatgacaggaaatacacaagtggattggaactgtaaggggctcattttttttaaatcatatctagccagccagctgggggggggggggctttagccccctagccccccacctaaatacgcctctgtacTCAACTGTCcgatatggaaaaaatacagactttttggatccaatgtcGAAATATATTGGACGGTCGCGTGGTACGTATGAAGAATgcccattggatgaatttatttgatttagaataaatatatatatatttcgccTTTTCGgaagcaaatatttttttatcgatGTCTTCGCTTTAGCACGTCACAGTTGAATGATGAGCAAATATAAATGAAGGCCTGGTAATATATATATCGTATAATAACACCTAAAATAACACAACTGTCACAGAAGCGTTAAAGCGGGCACACTGCCAGTTCACTTTGTCCATGTGGTGTTTATCgatcactgaccttgaccttgaccttgaacgttgATTGGATCCGAGTGCACGACATAAAAATTGTTGTTGTCCTGAACCACAGTGGCTCTGAAATAATGGatttataattataacataaaaatgaaatataatgataattgcaataataataaaaataataataataattataataataataacaataagaataAAAAATGCTAAAATTATGCTATtggtgctgttgttgttgtttatgatgatgatatggtgatactgcaactgctgctgatgatgacgaACAAtaagatgctgctgctgctgctgatgatgatgatggtggttgtggtgatgatgatgatgatggtgatgatgatcatgatgatgatgatgatgataatttattttgctgctgctgctgctgatgatgatgatggttatgatgatgatgacaacgaaGATGACGACGACgtggacgacgacgacgacgacgatgatgatgatgatgatctcgAAACGCGATGTTTGCAGTACAAAAATAAATGCGCACTGAGAAATACGTACACGAATTTGATGTTGGGGTCGGGAGTGTTCATGGGTGCCTGCCAAACGGCCTGTATGTTCATCTTGGGCTGGCGGGACTCGTGAGTGAGCGCGCTACTTCCGGTCATTCCGCGGCAGTCCCGGAGCTAGAAACACGCAAAAATACTTATGAAAGTTACATGATAATTATTGCGTAGCTTCCTTATTACAATTGTCACTTGGTTTGTAATTGTCTTTCGATTTTGAGAGTCTGTATGAGCAAAACCGTCAAATACGTATGGAAGTTATATAGTTGATTATaaggaaaaaataataatgaaaaatattaaatattgttgaaaaattATACAGGATAGGTGTATTATAAATCATGTCGTCTAATGGAAATTTTAAGGctaaataaaaaagtttgaacagaatgtgtgtgtgtgtattaagtattcaaatttgacaaaaataGTATCTCTTTATAGTCTTGAATATCTCTAAGTATAACTCAAACATTTTCACATGGAACATTACATACTTTTATGAAATGTATAACGCAAATTGCTAATTACACTGTTAATATACTAATCATTTGATTGTAATTATCTGTCGATTGTGAATGACAGTATACAGTGTTTCATTATGGAGCGCACCATGAGTCCTATACTCATACACTTAATTGGGAACTCATTGCGATTTTCAAATATTTCACTTTTACACTTAAGGGCTTATTGATTTATAATTGTAGGGGAAAAGGACCCATTGCGTACAAAATGTGAAGGGAACACTGAGTAAAAGTAATCATAGCAACCGTTCTTTAAAGAAAACGCATTACCTGGGAGTTGAAGCCCCGCTGGAATGTGCCGACGATGTCCGACGGACCCTCCGGAAGTTGTTTCCATGACGGCATCGCCTGGATCAGGAACCCGCGGAACGGCGTGTTGGACGTCGCCTGTAGCCGCACTGAACACATGGAAAAGAGAGATATTGAAGTTTTCACGCTAacacaggtcttaatgcatgtttgtaaattttcttcctagattagcctgtgcagtccgcattctTATTTCTTATATGTTTCggttgaaggaagtctcttctcagcgaaaatccattttagaaagtgtcatccttgataagcctttgcggaatTCACAGGCTGATCCAGAACAACACTTTctaaacacacatttaaacatgtttcccAGGACGAGGCTCTATTAAAACAGATCATGAACCGCAGAACGGACGTCGCCTGTAATCGCAATTAACAAACGGAAAGAACGCGTATGAAGTCTCGCGCTAACAATTTGGTACCCGCTGCATATTTAAGTAAAGTGacttttaacctatttatttttagcttgCATGGGAAGCCGAAGGCTGTTGAAACGCTGTTAAGACGCTTTcttgggtaaaaccagtacttgtaGTCTTTGAGAGAACGCTCCCACATTGAGGATCGAATCACATATAAAGTTATACAAATGCTGATGATTTCTTTCCCAATGTGATCCTGACCGAAATTTCATGCCTTGAAACTTGATGTTCAATTTGACGTTATCATTACGTTTCAATTCAAAAGAAAAATATGGCACTTTCAAAAAGCGTATGATTGTTATACAAAATGCTCTGACTATGTCTGATTGTTTCAACCTCCCTAGTATTAATTAAAAGGGCGATCAATGGCAATCGTTTACTTTACGAACGCCTTTTGATTAGACATTATAGAATATACACATACGTTtgcgaaaataaataaatctttacCGGATGAAGCAACCCAAACTGTGGTCATAATATCACCATGGGAATATTGGCTCAATCACAAACAGAAGCAATTACAATTAATCAAGGTCCCACCATTCGGTATCTGTAAAATTTGTGTTTGCAATTCACACTTAAGTAAATTTTGCAACAACATTATACTCATTTGCATATGATTTGACAATTATGAAAGTACACGTGTATATCGCAATACTATATATTCTCTAATACTTTTTATACAATTTTGTACTATTGAAATCATtcagttaaaataaacaatttcgaAGCGTTATGATTATGGatttaatgtagaaaagtaaattAAATGAGCCTCTCTCTCTCTGAAAAGAAGCTTTAATGGAGTGCGTAAATTGTCTTCATGGATTAGCcggtgcagtatgcacaggctaatcagggcgacactttccgcttttgttgtATCTTTAATTAATATGAAGATTTTTTGACGAAAAtccagcggactgcacaggctaatcggggaatGCACTAAACGCACGTGCATTTAACcacgttttctcagagcgcgactaaatttaaaaaaaaactcaacaaCTCACCGTCATAGAGACCGTTTCCGCCTGCGCTAGGGGTAACCGTGATGGAATAGGGGCCGGTCCTTGGTCCCTGTGACACGGGGGTGCCCAAGTTGGGGTGGCCGGGCACGTATCGCCCGCACATGTCGTTAGGGGC from Dreissena polymorpha isolate Duluth1 chromosome 1, UMN_Dpol_1.0, whole genome shotgun sequence carries:
- the LOC127868178 gene encoding putative defense protein Hdd11-like; translated protein: MSSIKKVLIFAAVVGLIHGYPSGAPNDMCGRYVPGHPNLGTPVSQGPRTGPYSITVTPSAGGNGLYDVRLQATSNTPFRGFLIQAMPSWKQLPEGPSDIVGTFQRGFNSQLRDCRGMTGSSALTHESRQPKMNIQAVWQAPMNTPDPNIKFVATVVQDNNNFYVVHSDPINVQGQGQGQ